In the genome of Coraliomargarita algicola, one region contains:
- a CDS encoding NupC/NupG family nucleoside CNT transporter, giving the protein MLTSLLGYCLLIAFAWLCSSARKNINWRTVLGAIVIQFGFGALVLYSPWGKFGLEVLSVMVGDVINFGFVGIEFLFGGLAGHKHNLGFLFAFTVLPVIIFFSSLISVLYFLRVMPIIVASLGGVIQKLLGTSRAESLSATANIFVGQTEAPLVIKPYLARMTKSEFFAIMVGGLSSIAGSVMAGYASMGVSLEFLLAACFMAAPAGLLFAKLLMPETEVPNNEKLPEAIDGAPVNVFDAAAQGASDGLKLALNVGAMLIAFVGLIALSNGILGNVGDRLGLDNLSIQLLLGYAFCPLAWILGIPWEHAIQGGAIIGQKIVLNEFVAFLEFTNIKETLNLRSQAILTFALCGFANFSSIAILLGGLGSLIPQRRSEIAQLGMRALLAASLANFSSGAIAGMLVQ; this is encoded by the coding sequence ATGCTCACTAGCCTACTCGGATACTGTTTATTAATCGCCTTTGCCTGGCTTTGCTCCAGCGCTCGTAAAAACATCAACTGGAGAACAGTCCTAGGAGCGATCGTCATACAATTCGGCTTCGGCGCGCTGGTCCTCTATTCCCCATGGGGCAAATTCGGGCTTGAAGTCCTTTCAGTCATGGTCGGCGACGTCATCAACTTTGGCTTTGTAGGCATTGAATTCCTATTCGGCGGACTGGCCGGCCACAAACACAACCTAGGCTTCCTCTTCGCCTTCACGGTATTACCAGTGATCATATTTTTCTCATCGCTGATCTCCGTACTCTACTTCTTACGAGTCATGCCCATCATCGTCGCCTCATTGGGCGGCGTCATCCAGAAGCTACTCGGCACCAGTCGCGCGGAATCGCTCAGCGCGACCGCCAATATTTTTGTGGGACAAACTGAGGCACCACTCGTCATCAAGCCCTACCTGGCGCGCATGACCAAGTCGGAATTTTTTGCCATCATGGTCGGCGGACTCTCCTCAATCGCAGGCAGCGTAATGGCCGGCTACGCCAGCATGGGAGTCAGCCTGGAATTCCTACTGGCGGCCTGCTTCATGGCGGCCCCCGCAGGCCTACTCTTTGCCAAACTGCTCATGCCCGAAACCGAAGTGCCCAATAATGAAAAGCTGCCAGAGGCAATCGACGGAGCCCCCGTCAATGTATTCGACGCAGCGGCGCAAGGCGCCAGCGACGGTCTCAAGCTCGCACTCAATGTCGGCGCCATGCTAATCGCATTCGTCGGACTCATCGCCCTGAGCAATGGAATACTTGGCAACGTCGGCGACCGTCTCGGACTGGATAACCTCAGCATACAATTATTACTAGGCTACGCCTTCTGCCCACTTGCCTGGATCTTAGGCATCCCATGGGAGCACGCGATCCAGGGCGGCGCCATCATCGGCCAAAAAATCGTGCTCAACGAATTTGTCGCATTCCTGGAATTTACCAATATAAAAGAGACACTCAACCTGCGTAGCCAAGCGATACTCACCTTTGCACTGTGCGGCTTTGCCAACTTTTCATCCATCGCCATCCTACTAGGCGGGCTTGGCAGCCTAATCCCCCAACGTCGCAGCGAAATCGCACAACTCGGCATGCGCGCCCTGCTCGCAGCTTCGCTAGCCAACTTCTCCAGCGGCGCAATCGCCGGAATGCTCGTGCAGTAA
- the glgA gene encoding glycogen synthase: MNALIYSNEYPPYNYGGAGVHVEYLTKELAKLPDVDVDVRAFGDQEQSGYPLKVKGYPVDTSQYGAPKHLHSIFGSSQRAITYNADGNEADVVHCHTWYTHLAGIMTKMNYGIPLVITGHSLEPLRPWKREQLKGGYDFSSWVEKTALEMADAVVAVSEGTKTDILKHFNVAPEKVHVIYNGIDTEEYKPVDPSPALSKFNIPNDKPYVLFVGRITRQKGIIHLVEAIKYMNDNYNVVLCAGAPDTEEIAAEMKAAVAAASQERDGIYWVDEMVNKTDIIQLYSGAAVFCCPSIYEPFGIINLEAMACETPVVGSAVGGIPEVVVHDETGFLVPVAQQHESPFAPLHPTAYAKDLAHQVNRLMDDPAKRERFAKAGRKRAVEQFSWTSIAQQTRDLYVSLQKS, encoded by the coding sequence ATGAATGCACTCATCTACAGTAACGAATATCCACCCTACAATTATGGCGGCGCAGGAGTGCATGTTGAATATCTAACCAAGGAACTCGCCAAACTACCCGATGTGGACGTCGATGTGCGCGCTTTTGGCGATCAAGAACAGAGCGGCTACCCGCTCAAGGTAAAAGGCTATCCCGTCGACACCAGTCAGTATGGTGCGCCCAAGCACTTACACTCCATCTTCGGCAGCTCCCAGCGAGCCATCACTTACAACGCCGACGGCAACGAGGCCGACGTTGTACACTGCCACACCTGGTATACTCACCTAGCCGGCATCATGACTAAGATGAACTACGGCATCCCGCTCGTCATCACCGGCCACTCTTTGGAACCCCTCCGCCCCTGGAAACGCGAGCAACTCAAAGGCGGTTACGACTTTAGCAGCTGGGTCGAAAAGACCGCACTTGAAATGGCCGACGCCGTGGTCGCCGTATCTGAAGGCACCAAGACCGACATCCTCAAACACTTCAATGTAGCTCCCGAAAAAGTGCATGTGATTTATAACGGCATCGACACTGAAGAATACAAGCCCGTCGATCCCAGCCCTGCGCTGTCCAAGTTCAACATTCCCAATGACAAGCCGTACGTACTCTTCGTCGGCCGCATCACACGCCAAAAGGGCATCATCCACCTAGTCGAAGCGATCAAGTACATGAACGACAATTATAATGTCGTGCTCTGCGCCGGCGCGCCCGACACCGAGGAGATCGCCGCCGAGATGAAAGCCGCTGTCGCCGCAGCCAGCCAAGAGCGCGATGGCATTTATTGGGTCGACGAAATGGTCAATAAGACCGACATCATTCAGCTCTACTCCGGAGCCGCCGTCTTCTGCTGCCCGTCCATCTATGAGCCCTTCGGCATTATCAATCTCGAAGCCATGGCCTGTGAAACCCCCGTTGTCGGCTCCGCCGTAGGCGGCATCCCCGAAGTCGTCGTCCACGACGAAACCGGCTTCCTGGTCCCCGTCGCGCAACAACACGAGAGCCCCTTCGCGCCACTCCATCCCACCGCATACGCCAAGGACCTGGCACATCAAGTCAACCGCTTGATGGACGATCCCGCAAAACGCGAACGCTTCGCCAAAGCCGGCCGCAAACGCGCCGTCGAACAATTCAGCTGGACCAGCATCGCCCAACAAACGCGCGACCTCTACGTCTCCCTACAAAAATCTTAA
- the proC gene encoding pyrroline-5-carboxylate reductase, whose amino-acid sequence MPIRIAFIGAGRMASAIVRGLLEKEHYAPEEIACTCGDDPTGPALAEATGIQFLKDITPALYETEAVVLACKPQQFAAISPELAEAARGKLILSILAGTPLVRLSEKFAHARNIVRTMPNTPGQIGAGVTAFAPLRELSDKDNGIVENTLSSLGNFHEVDEVDLDAVTALSGSGPAYVFEFAAALREAGVSCGLDEGLADALAIDTLLGAAMLLAESEETPEALRNAVTSPGGTTAAALKVFQEGDFRGLVERALAAAKARSLELAAE is encoded by the coding sequence ATGCCAATTCGTATCGCATTTATCGGAGCCGGCCGCATGGCCTCAGCCATCGTCCGCGGCCTCCTCGAAAAAGAACATTACGCCCCCGAAGAAATCGCCTGCACATGTGGCGATGACCCAACCGGCCCCGCACTCGCGGAGGCCACCGGCATTCAGTTTCTAAAAGATATCACGCCCGCACTCTACGAAACAGAGGCCGTCGTGCTTGCATGTAAGCCACAACAGTTCGCCGCCATCAGCCCCGAACTCGCCGAAGCGGCTCGCGGCAAACTCATACTCTCCATCCTCGCGGGCACACCACTCGTGCGCTTGAGCGAGAAATTCGCCCACGCCCGCAACATCGTGCGCACTATGCCCAACACGCCCGGCCAAATCGGCGCAGGCGTGACAGCCTTTGCCCCCCTGCGTGAACTTTCAGACAAAGACAACGGCATCGTGGAGAACACCCTCAGCTCTTTGGGTAATTTTCACGAAGTCGATGAAGTCGACCTCGACGCCGTCACCGCACTCAGTGGCAGTGGCCCCGCCTATGTCTTCGAGTTTGCTGCCGCACTACGCGAAGCAGGCGTCAGCTGCGGTCTGGACGAAGGGCTGGCCGACGCACTCGCCATCGACACCCTACTCGGTGCCGCCATGCTGCTGGCCGAAAGCGAAGAGACACCCGAAGCTCTGCGCAACGCGGTCACCTCCCCCGGTGGCACCACCGCCGCCGCCCTCAAAGTCTTTCAAGAAGGCGACTTTCGCGGTCTAGTCGAGCGCGCCCTGGCCGCAGCCAAAGCACGCTCACTCGAACTCGCCGCCGAATAG
- a CDS encoding thioredoxin family protein produces MKNYLSVLLATSFVFVSSLSASVETGAKAPDFTLTDTVGATHSLSDFAGKYVVLEWTNRYCPFVMKHYGEGDMQALQKSMTEDGVVWLQIVSSAEGKQGYVTPAEGEALRESEGMHSTAMLLDPSGAVGRQYGARTTPHMFLIDPEGTLLYQGAIDSIKSARQSDIAKAKNYVKAAYASAKAGEPIEDATTVPYGCSVKY; encoded by the coding sequence ATGAAAAACTATCTATCTGTTCTCTTGGCGACTTCTTTCGTTTTTGTATCCTCTTTGTCTGCGAGCGTTGAGACGGGCGCGAAAGCTCCTGATTTTACGCTGACCGATACGGTGGGCGCGACGCACAGCTTGTCGGATTTTGCGGGCAAATATGTGGTCCTAGAGTGGACGAACCGCTATTGTCCGTTTGTGATGAAGCACTATGGCGAGGGCGATATGCAGGCCTTGCAAAAGTCGATGACGGAAGATGGCGTGGTCTGGTTGCAAATCGTTTCTTCGGCAGAGGGCAAGCAGGGCTATGTGACTCCTGCTGAGGGCGAAGCATTACGTGAGTCCGAGGGGATGCATTCCACTGCGATGTTGCTGGACCCTTCCGGTGCGGTGGGGCGTCAATATGGCGCGCGTACCACTCCCCATATGTTTTTAATCGATCCGGAGGGCACTTTGCTTTACCAAGGGGCGATTGATAGCATCAAGTCGGCTCGTCAAAGTGATATCGCCAAGGCCAAAAATTATGTGAAGGCGGCCTATGCCAGTGCCAAGGCCGGGGAGCCGATCGAAGACGCGACGACAGTGCCGTATGGCTGCAGTGTGAAATACTAG
- the folD gene encoding bifunctional methylenetetrahydrofolate dehydrogenase/methenyltetrahydrofolate cyclohydrolase FolD produces MKLIDGNAIAESIIEELTTQVSQIQGKKPVVAFIRVGDDPASVSYVRKKEKTAQRIGIESRLYLLPEDVSKEALFAQIDSLNADADINGILIQAPLPKHIDETETFNRVLPSKDVDGFNTLNIGKLCQEDDSGFVACTPAGIVELIQRSDIETEGKHVVVLGRSQIVGKPAALLMMRKALPGNATVTVCHSRTQDLPGITRQADILIAAIGRANFVTGDMVKEGVAVIDVGINRVEDSSKKRGYRLVGDVEFDAVAPKASQITPVPGGVGPMTVAMLMHNTLRAFKAAQAG; encoded by the coding sequence ATGAAACTCATCGACGGTAACGCTATAGCAGAATCCATTATCGAAGAGCTGACCACTCAGGTCAGCCAAATCCAAGGGAAAAAGCCCGTAGTGGCCTTCATCAGAGTAGGCGACGACCCCGCCTCCGTCTCCTACGTGCGCAAAAAAGAAAAGACCGCCCAGCGCATTGGCATCGAAAGTCGCCTTTACCTGCTCCCCGAAGATGTCAGCAAGGAAGCCCTGTTTGCACAAATCGACAGCCTCAACGCCGATGCCGACATCAACGGAATCCTAATCCAAGCGCCCCTGCCCAAACACATCGACGAAACAGAGACTTTTAACCGCGTGCTCCCCAGCAAAGATGTCGATGGCTTCAACACACTGAACATCGGCAAGCTCTGCCAAGAAGATGACAGCGGCTTCGTCGCCTGCACCCCCGCTGGCATCGTAGAACTCATTCAACGCAGTGACATCGAGACCGAAGGCAAACATGTCGTCGTACTCGGCCGCAGCCAAATCGTAGGCAAGCCCGCAGCCCTACTCATGATGCGCAAAGCACTCCCCGGCAATGCCACAGTCACCGTCTGCCACTCCCGCACCCAAGACCTCCCCGGTATCACACGCCAAGCCGACATACTGATCGCTGCGATCGGACGCGCCAACTTCGTTACCGGCGACATGGTCAAGGAGGGCGTAGCCGTTATCGATGTGGGCATCAACCGCGTCGAAGACAGCAGCAAGAAGCGCGGCTACCGCCTAGTCGGCGACGTCGAATTCGATGCCGTGGCCCCCAAAGCTTCACAAATCACTCCCGTCCCCGGAGGCGTCGGCCCAATGACCGTTGCCATGCTCATGCACAACACACTCCGTGCATTCAAAGCTGCTCAAGCCGGATGA
- a CDS encoding alpha-1,4-glucan--maltose-1-phosphate maltosyltransferase: protein MSLLAKTAGTRRVVIDHVTPSIDGGRNPFKRVIGDWIPFQAYAFADSHDLLQVELRIRKVDTNDWQVLPMAALGNDEFETTYRTDSIGLFEYEVAGVIDHYGSWYEGFKKKHQEGVPLDLECRIGAELLEHAADRASEYHAEQLREWAAHLADSSADIETRISLAYSRHVADIARSYPQRAWETTSPRSLMLIERELAAFSAWYEYFPRSCFYDGVTHGSFKDAAKRLPQIHEMGFNIVYFPPIHPIGREFRKGKNNTLTPGPDDVGSPWAVGAAEGGHKSILPELGTLEDFKHFLDEAEMRGMEVALDIAFQCAPDHPWVKEHPQWFRWRPDGTVQYAENPPKKYQDILPINFESDDWENLWDELKSVFEYWIEQGVKVFRVDNPHTKSMEFWRWCILNIKAQHPEVIFLAEAFTRPKRKYFLAKGGFTHGYTYFTWRNTAAELQQYVEELTQGDSKDYFWPNFWPNTPDILHADLQTGNRATFIGRYILAATLSSNVGIYGPAYELLDHEPYPGKEENNHSEKYQLKAWDLDKPGNIRAEISRVNAIRNNHEAFQRTFNVQFIPCTNTHIIAYLKQNFEKTDRFIVVVNMDWENKQVGSLDLSGAALGLAAGASLRLVDQFAAAPKEYLWHDSFPYLELNPHTCPAHIFQIID, encoded by the coding sequence ATGTCTCTCTTAGCTAAAACCGCAGGCACTCGCCGTGTCGTCATCGATCACGTCACCCCGTCAATCGACGGCGGACGCAACCCCTTCAAACGGGTCATCGGCGATTGGATCCCTTTCCAAGCCTATGCCTTTGCCGATTCACACGACCTCTTACAAGTCGAACTACGTATTCGCAAGGTAGATACAAATGACTGGCAAGTGCTCCCCATGGCAGCATTGGGCAACGACGAGTTTGAGACCACCTACCGCACCGACAGCATCGGCCTCTTCGAATATGAAGTCGCTGGCGTGATCGACCACTACGGCAGCTGGTATGAAGGCTTTAAGAAAAAGCACCAAGAAGGCGTCCCCCTCGACTTGGAATGCCGCATCGGCGCCGAACTGCTCGAACACGCAGCCGACCGCGCCAGCGAATACCACGCCGAACAACTACGCGAATGGGCCGCTCACCTCGCCGATTCCAGTGCCGACATCGAGACGCGCATCAGCCTAGCCTATAGCCGCCATGTGGCCGACATCGCCCGCAGCTACCCCCAGCGCGCATGGGAGACCACCAGCCCCCGCTCCCTGATGCTGATCGAGCGCGAACTTGCCGCCTTCAGCGCTTGGTATGAATATTTCCCACGCTCCTGCTTCTACGATGGCGTCACCCATGGCAGTTTCAAAGACGCCGCCAAACGCCTACCCCAGATCCACGAGATGGGCTTCAACATCGTATACTTCCCACCGATCCATCCAATCGGTCGCGAGTTTCGTAAAGGCAAAAACAACACCCTCACTCCCGGCCCCGACGACGTGGGCAGCCCATGGGCAGTCGGCGCAGCCGAAGGCGGCCACAAATCCATCCTCCCCGAGTTAGGCACCCTCGAAGACTTTAAACACTTCCTCGACGAAGCCGAAATGCGCGGCATGGAGGTTGCCCTCGACATCGCCTTCCAATGCGCGCCCGATCACCCCTGGGTCAAAGAACACCCACAATGGTTCCGCTGGCGCCCGGACGGCACCGTGCAATACGCCGAAAATCCGCCCAAGAAATACCAGGACATCCTGCCCATCAACTTCGAGTCCGACGACTGGGAAAACCTCTGGGACGAGCTCAAAAGCGTCTTCGAATATTGGATCGAGCAAGGCGTCAAAGTGTTCCGCGTCGACAACCCACACACCAAGTCGATGGAGTTCTGGCGCTGGTGCATCCTCAATATCAAGGCGCAGCACCCCGAAGTCATCTTCCTCGCCGAAGCCTTCACCCGTCCCAAGCGCAAATACTTCCTGGCCAAAGGCGGCTTCACCCACGGCTACACCTATTTCACCTGGCGCAACACCGCAGCCGAGCTGCAGCAATACGTTGAAGAGCTCACGCAGGGCGACTCCAAGGATTACTTCTGGCCCAACTTCTGGCCCAATACGCCCGACATTCTACACGCCGACCTGCAAACCGGCAACCGCGCCACCTTCATCGGTCGCTACATACTCGCGGCCACACTCTCTTCCAACGTCGGTATCTATGGACCCGCCTACGAGCTACTCGACCATGAGCCCTATCCCGGCAAAGAGGAAAACAATCACAGCGAGAAGTATCAGCTCAAGGCCTGGGACCTCGACAAGCCCGGCAATATTCGCGCCGAAATCAGCCGTGTAAATGCCATTCGCAACAACCACGAAGCCTTCCAGCGCACCTTTAATGTGCAGTTCATCCCCTGCACCAACACTCACATTATCGCCTACTTAAAGCAGAACTTCGAAAAGACTGACCGCTTCATCGTGGTGGTCAACATGGACTGGGAAAACAAACAAGTCGGCAGCCTCGACCTCAGCGGCGCAGCCCTGGGCCTCGCCGCAGGAGCCAGCCTACGCCTCGTCGATCAATTCGCCGCAGCCCCCAAGGAATATCTGTGGCACGACAGCTTCCCCTACCTGGAGCTCAACCCACACACCTGTCCTGCGCATATTTTCCAGATTATCGATTAA
- the rpsG gene encoding 30S ribosomal protein S7, giving the protein MSRRRQAVKRPLIPDPRYNSTLVANLVNMIMERGKRTVAQKIVYTAFQRVSEKLEKGDPVDLVMGALENSRPKLEVKSRRVGGATYQVPVEISFERQQALAFRWMVNAARSRKGVPMNEALADEIIDAYNNTGGVVKKKEEVHRMAQANRAFAHLRW; this is encoded by the coding sequence ATGTCACGTCGTCGCCAAGCCGTAAAACGTCCTCTTATTCCAGATCCTCGCTATAATAGCACTCTGGTTGCCAATCTTGTGAATATGATCATGGAGCGTGGTAAGCGCACTGTGGCTCAAAAGATCGTTTACACCGCATTCCAGCGTGTCAGCGAGAAGCTCGAAAAGGGCGATCCAGTCGATCTGGTTATGGGTGCACTTGAGAACTCACGTCCTAAGCTTGAAGTGAAGAGCCGTCGTGTCGGTGGTGCTACGTATCAAGTGCCCGTCGAAATCTCTTTCGAGCGTCAGCAAGCACTTGCTTTCCGTTGGATGGTCAATGCGGCTCGTAGCCGTAAGGGCGTTCCTATGAATGAGGCTTTGGCTGATGAAATTATCGACGCTTATAACAATACGGGTGGCGTTGTTAAGAAGAAGGAAGAAGTGCACCGCATGGCTCAAGCGAATCGTGCCTTCGCACACTTGCGCTGGTAG
- the rpsL gene encoding 30S ribosomal protein S12: MPTINQLVRNPRVVQKVKSKSRHLDKNPFRRGVCVQVMTRTPKKPNSAIRKVAKVRLTNGIEVIAYIPDEGHNLQEHSIVLVRGGRVKDLPGVRYHIVRGTLDCVGVEKRRRSRSKYGVKRPKEAS, from the coding sequence ATGCCAACAATTAACCAACTAGTCCGCAACCCTCGTGTTGTTCAAAAGGTAAAATCCAAGTCTCGTCACCTGGACAAGAACCCATTTCGCCGTGGTGTCTGTGTTCAAGTTATGACTCGTACGCCTAAAAAGCCGAACTCTGCTATCCGTAAGGTGGCTAAGGTTCGTCTGACTAATGGCATCGAAGTGATTGCCTACATTCCTGATGAAGGTCACAACTTGCAGGAGCACAGTATCGTGCTGGTGCGTGGTGGTCGTGTGAAGGACCTTCCTGGTGTTCGCTATCACATCGTTCGTGGCACACTTGACTGTGTTGGAGTAGAGAAGCGTCGCCGTAGCCGTTCTAAGTATGGCGTGAAGCGTCCTAAGGAGGCTTCCTGA
- a CDS encoding RDD family protein, with protein sequence MSTPEPKPDEHAKESSQPKAPSAGNLLDSIFRKDGPMPPASVRLRALAFLLDFILISAVASVIIWKIVLPQSHPAAFTELSEWTQAVVTWYSERASTPDATIPEPSKNLTRALAVANELQMLTFWLYFAIGEAFFAGSSLGKRICRIRSVSTVTLSTPPIMSGIVRGGLKTLTLYLFFPFGLIATLATLFFNKRRQMGHDLMSRTAVIDEKLVNMQSSK encoded by the coding sequence ATGAGCACCCCCGAACCCAAACCAGACGAGCACGCGAAAGAAAGCTCCCAGCCCAAAGCTCCCAGCGCGGGCAACCTGCTCGACTCGATTTTCCGCAAAGACGGCCCCATGCCGCCTGCCAGCGTTCGCCTGCGTGCCCTCGCCTTCCTACTCGACTTCATCCTAATCTCGGCAGTGGCCTCTGTCATTATCTGGAAAATCGTGCTGCCTCAATCACACCCGGCGGCATTCACCGAGCTATCCGAATGGACACAAGCCGTCGTGACTTGGTATAGCGAGCGTGCCAGCACGCCCGATGCGACGATCCCGGAACCGAGCAAAAATCTCACCCGCGCCCTCGCGGTTGCCAACGAACTACAAATGCTCACTTTTTGGCTCTACTTCGCAATTGGAGAAGCCTTCTTCGCCGGCAGCTCACTCGGCAAGCGGATCTGTCGCATACGCAGCGTCAGCACCGTCACTTTAAGCACGCCCCCGATCATGTCTGGCATCGTTCGCGGCGGCCTAAAAACTCTCACACTCTATCTATTCTTCCCCTTTGGCCTAATCGCCACCCTCGCGACCCTGTTTTTCAACAAACGGCGCCAAATGGGGCACGATTTAATGAGCCGCACCGCTGTTATCGACGAAAAACTCGTAAATATGCAGAGTTCAAAGTAA
- a CDS encoding hybrid sensor histidine kinase/response regulator has product MIRKQQPKILVVDDQPINIKLLQRKLERQGMDVYVAYNGRECLSTVAETKPDLILLDIMMPEMDGIETCQRLKSNPLTETIPIIFITAKASKEGKLEGLDAGAVDYITKPIDLDETLARVRTQLRLQEMFRENLQLQVRLGDARKAAAVGAITQGIAHNLNNLLGVVVGYLDLIKNGHDSPDMVKHSVGLMDNAITRMVNIIRQLGTIANNERLELTTLSASDLIESSVERYRTEYEVPSQVTIESSLDSDTNISANAETFEIILGKLLINAWESYPKNTPAEERSIILKASIDRERGPAMLKLQVTDHGTGISPEVSDTLFEPFITTKTSVGRGMGLTIARHTIRNLEGELHLKENPEGGVTATFTHPL; this is encoded by the coding sequence TTGATCAGAAAACAACAGCCCAAAATCCTCGTCGTCGACGACCAACCGATCAACATTAAGCTGCTCCAACGCAAACTAGAGCGCCAAGGCATGGATGTCTACGTGGCCTACAATGGGCGCGAATGTTTAAGCACCGTCGCAGAAACCAAGCCAGACCTCATTCTGCTCGACATTATGATGCCTGAGATGGACGGCATCGAGACCTGCCAACGCCTCAAGTCAAACCCTCTCACCGAGACCATCCCCATCATTTTCATCACCGCGAAAGCCTCCAAGGAAGGGAAACTTGAAGGCCTGGACGCGGGCGCTGTCGACTATATCACCAAGCCGATCGACCTCGACGAAACGCTCGCCCGCGTGCGCACACAGCTGCGCCTACAGGAAATGTTTCGCGAAAACCTCCAACTACAGGTACGCCTCGGCGACGCACGCAAAGCCGCGGCCGTCGGCGCGATCACCCAAGGCATCGCACATAACTTAAACAACCTGCTCGGTGTCGTCGTCGGCTACCTCGACCTGATTAAAAACGGTCACGACAGCCCCGACATGGTCAAACACAGCGTCGGCCTGATGGATAATGCCATCACCCGCATGGTAAATATCATACGCCAGCTCGGCACCATCGCCAACAACGAACGCCTCGAACTCACCACACTTTCCGCCTCGGATCTAATCGAAAGCAGTGTCGAGCGCTACCGCACAGAGTATGAAGTCCCAAGCCAGGTCACCATCGAATCCTCACTCGACAGCGACACCAACATCTCGGCCAACGCGGAAACCTTCGAGATCATCTTGGGCAAGCTCCTGATTAACGCATGGGAAAGCTACCCCAAAAACACACCCGCAGAAGAGCGCAGCATCATTTTAAAGGCCAGCATCGATCGTGAACGTGGCCCCGCCATGCTAAAACTACAAGTGACCGACCATGGCACAGGCATCTCCCCCGAGGTGAGCGACACACTATTTGAGCCCTTCATTACGACCAAAACTTCAGTCGGACGCGGCATGGGCCTCACCATCGCACGCCACACCATCCGCAACCTCGAAGGCGAACTCCATTTAAAAGAAAATCCCGAAGGCGGCGTCACCGCCACCTTCACCCACCCTCTGTAA